Genomic window (Musa acuminata AAA Group cultivar baxijiao chromosome BXJ1-9, Cavendish_Baxijiao_AAA, whole genome shotgun sequence):
TGTGTGCATGGTCCAGGAAGGAAATTTTTCTGGTCTGATCAGGTGCGAGCAACCTAATAGGAATATTTATGAATTTACAGCAAATATGGAATTTAATGGGCACAGAATCCCACTTGGTCAGTCAAACATTGTTCTACGAGGTTGCCAGCTAAAAAATACAGAATGGATTATTGGGGTTGTGGTATATGCTGGCCAGGAAACAAAAGCAATGTTGAATAGCACAGTGTCACCTTCAAAAAGGAGCAGATTGGAAAGCTACATGAACAGGGAGACCCTTTGGCTTTCTGTTTTTCTATGTATCATGTGTGCAGTTGTGGCAACTGGAATGGGGTTATGGCTTGAACGCCACGTGCACCAGCTCGATTCTCTATCTTATTACAGGAAGAAGTACTTTACAAATGATCGCTATAATggtaaagattttaaatattacgGAATTCCTATGGAGGTATTTTTCTCATTTTTGAGCTCTGTTATTGTGTTCCAAATCATGATACCTATATCTCTGTACATCACAATGGAGCTAGTTCGGTTGGGGCAGTCATACTTCATGATCGAGGATAGACATATGTATGATAGCAGTTCAGATACAAGGTTTCAGTGTAGATCCTTGAATATAAATGAGGATCTGGGACAGATACGATACATTTTTTCAGATAAGACTGGTACATTAACTGAGAACAAAATGGAGTTTAGAAGGGCCAGTGTCTATGGGAAGGATTATGGAAACTTCTTGCATCATAGTAATCGTACATCACATGAAACTATCACTGAAGGTACAGTTGTGTTGCTACTATTTTCCTAATAACTGAATGTTGTTCCTTAGTTCGGGATTTATGTGTACCTTTGTTCTTTTCAAATGTTTGACTGTCCAGTTGACATGTTTTCAACTTTAGATGTAGCAAAATCCTTCATATGATAATACTTGTCCTATATGGTTAATTTGTTTGCAAGATGTCAAGGTTCAGAGAAGCCTGTCTGTCATACTCTCCGTAACGTGGTTTCCCTTtgtgattttgaaataaaaaatgtcAATATACAGTTGGATCCAAGAGAAGGTATCATCTTATGCcacgacctttttttttttttaaatttagcctagttacatgtgatgtatgtatGAAACTTCATACATACTTGTATGAGTAagtcatcatttattttttaattaaaacttGATGAGCTAAATTTTTGAATCTTCATTCATTGACTTGAACAATCATTAATCCAAGGATTTTAGAATGTCATGGAGATAAGGACTGATGAACATCATGAAGATAATAATGGAACTTGCATTTCATGTACTTACATAGCAATCCTTATTTTTGGCATTCTTTTACTTTTGTAGTCAATGTTACATCAAATGGTTCTAATGCGATTAGACGTTGCAGTCCAGGTATGAATCATGACAATTTCTTCAGTGCTTGTGATGAATGACCATCTTTGACCAGTAATGATAAATGATGTTTCATTACATTTGTTATAAATTACCAAAACTCCTACTTTATGTTTCATTTTTTGCTGATAAAAATACTTGATGTAGCACAGAAGTTCCCATCTGCGGAAGCATATGAGTGCTTGTGAAGTTTATTACACCTCTTTGAATGCATGGCATCCTTGTCATTTAACCTTATGAGGTTCCTTCGTGTGTGATTAGTAGCTCGCTGTTGGTAAAAGAAGCTTGTCAAGTTGCTTCTCAACTGAGCTGTTTTGTATTTTTGAGCCAATGTCTATGTTGCAATGCAGGGGAATTGGAAAGACAAAGGCAGAATCTCCCATCAGAAATCAGTGTAGACCCCGATCTCCTTGCATTACTTCGGAGAGGCATAGAAGGAGAGGAGAGAATTGCTGCTCACGACTTTTTCCTCACTTTGGCTGCCTGTAACACTGTCATTCCTATGGTTAAAAGAAATCCATGTCCTAATTCTTCTAATAAGGTGGTGGAGGCTGGAGAAATTGATTATCAGGGTGAATCACCTGATGAGCAAGCATTGGTTGTTGCAGCTTCATCATATGGATACACCCTCCTTGAGCGAACAACTGGTCATGTGGTTGTTAATGTCAATGGCAAGAAGAAAAGGTATATGGCTAATTCATTTTGATCCTTTCATGTTCGACGTGCAAATTATGAATTcttcttgtttcttttctttcttaggCAGATAATCTTTGGGTATTACAATGATATTCCTGTTGCTGAACTTTTTCACCTTAATGCCAGGTTAGATGTGCTTGGTCTGCACGAATTTGATAGTGTCCGGAAAAGAATGTCTGTTGtcataagatttcccaacaatgctgTGAAAGTTCTTGTCAAGGGTGCTGACAGCTCAATGCTCAGTATTCTGGATGAGAAGAATGAAAAAACTGCCAAAATAAAACAAATGACAGAACACCATTTGTCTGATTACTCGTCacagggtcttcggactcttgtaaTTGCTGCAAGGGACCTACATGATGCAGAATTTGAGGAATGGCAGGAAAGATATGAAGAGGCTAGCACTTCGTTAACAGAGAGATCAACGAAGCTACGTCAAGCAGCGGCTCTAGTTGAGCACAATTTAGATCTCCTTGGAGCTACTGCTATTGAGGACAAGTTGCAAGATGGTGTCCCTGAAGCCATAGAATCCCTTCGGCAAGCAGGAATAAAGGTCTGGGTTCTGACAGGAGATAAGCAGGAAACTGCTATCTCAATAGGTCTCTCGTGCCGGCTTTTGACTCCTAATATGCATCAAATTATCATAAATGGCACTTCAGAAGATGAATGCAGGTGCCTTTTAGCTAATGCAAAAGCGAAATGTGGAATAAAATCAGCAGAACCTAGAGATGGAACATTaaaattgaagaaatttgattatgattttgttGATAATGCTGATGACAAAAGAACTTCTAGTGTTTCAATACCTGAAACAGGAAAGCAGAATCTCAGATATACCGGAGGGGGTGATCATGAGTCAAATCATTGTGGAGACAAGCTTGCAGGTTCTGACGATATTTCCTTGGCACTTATAATAGATGGAAATAGTCTGGTGTACATATTGGAGAAAGATCTTGAGCCAGAGGTATTACTCCTGATTTATTGATTATTGGACTATGATGCATATCTGATTTTGTTGTGCACATGCACTGCATATGATGCTCTATTTGACTATTTTGAAATGGTTCTAAATTTTAACACTGTATAGCTTTTTGCTTTTTCAGCTTTTTGATTTGGCAACTTCCTGTAGAGTTGTTCTTTGCTGTCGTGTTGCTCCTCTACAAAAAGCTGGGATAGTTGATTTGATAAAAAGCAGGACAAATGACATGACTCTGGCTATTGGTGATGGTGAGTTAGTAATTTAAGTTAGGCCCATGGATTTGTACGAGTATTATTTGTGATTCACAATGCTGAAAGGATAGCAAGTGCTGAAGTACTCTTGATTGTTTTTGTGTCTTGTTTGTTCTGATAGGAATCCAATTGTTAGTGTGACTGGAAATATGATTGTTAATGTTCTAACAGAAGATGTCATGGCTGATTAAAAGCATTAGTCAACAAGTTAGCAATGAAGCTACCTGCTGCTTGCTGTGAAATCCTACCAAGTGGAGTGGTAGAAAATTTTTGGAATTTTTGAGCATGAAATTGCTGGACTACTTATTTTTCCCCTGCTAGATGGTTCCTGTTTATGATATATGATGTATaattcacttgaaaggaacaagtgaataagaaaatagaaaatatCAGAAAAGTGTCATTTGTAATATTtcttgaatatatatgtatatgtatatatatatatgtataatgtatatgtatatatatatacacatacatgtatatatatacacacatacatatatatatatacacacatacatatatatatacacatatacatatataaatatacatgcatatatatacacatgcataaatatacatacatatacatacacatacatatgtacatacatgtatgtatggaaAATGTTAGAGAATATGGAAGTGTACTGGTTGTCCAGTATTCATGGTGGTCCATCAATCCATTAATGTTAGTGGTGTCAGTTGATCTGGGATGATGCCTGAAGTTCCCAGTTACAGAGCTTGCAACTATTCACGGCATTTGTTGTCTTTGTCAGACTTGTCTAGATTGCATATGCTTGACTTTGCTTAACAAGCTATTTAAATTGTATCTTTGTTTTCTAGTTTCCATTTTCATCATTTCTATTGTGTCATTAATTTTTCTTTGTACTTAATCTGACTTTAACTGTACTACATCGTTGAGAATGTGTAGAGTTTTGTGTACTTTTCCATACTACAAAAACAAACAGTAATCTGTCCTTTTCCTTTGCAGGAGCAAATGATGTTTCAATGATCCAAATGGCAGATGTTGGTGTTGGAATTTGTGGCCAGGAAGGCCGTCAGGCGGTTATGGCTTCAGATTTTGCTATGGGGCAGTTTTGCTTCCTGAAAAGATTACTCCTTGTGCATGGACATTGGAATTATCAGCGGGTTGGCTATTTGGTTTTATACAACTTCTACCGAAATGCTGTTTTCGTCTTAATGCTTTTCTGGTATGTACGATGGTCTGTCATAAATATCATTTTAATTTTATCATCTAATGTAATACATTATGTTCGTTTTTTTTTGAACTCATGCATTATATTCTTGACTATCCTATAGAGCATCACTAAAACAGTGTTGGAGGTTGTTTCAATGTTTGTTTACATACATCTCTTATTTCCTCTTTATTGTGcttagaaaatgcaaaaattaaaaatcaataagatatatGTCTCACCTAGTTCGTTCATACAAAAGAATgcctagaaattaaaaaaaatatttcttttggggAAAAGATGAAGGATTTTCTTTCTCCATGTTTAGACTCTGAGATTTTTCTGCTGCTTGCTCATGGTTGCTGAAGCCAACCACACTTGAATGTGTCACTTTTATAAAAAACAATTTTAGGGTGAAATTCTTTGCCAgaataatagttttttttattgcTACAGCATACTAATGGATACGTCTGCCTGTAAAGCAATTTTCTTTGTGCATGATTTAAGTTGACAATTTGATCAAAACTGGAGAATAATTATTATGTTGTGCAATAGTCAGAACTCATGTATGCCTTTTCCATTATTAAACTTTAGGAATATCTAATATATACTTGTTATTCAGAGCTTCTAGTTCTCTATTATAACACAAATTAGCTGAGTATCTATAAATAATTCCAAATTTCTGTTCTCTATAACTACCTGTGAATTTGAAGGAAGCATGTGACTTTGTAATTGAAATGATTGATCTCTCCTAGGTGTTAGGAGTTCTCTATCCTTATTTCTTCAAGGTGTTTCTAATTTCCAAGTGTTTGTTAGGCACACAGAATTAGTACTATTGTCTAGTGAGAAGACTGTATTGGTTGGTCTGGTTATTGGTACCAAAATGATCATTTTTATGTATCTTACTTTGTACCGACCATACTGGTACCATACCAACCAATATGGACTGGTTTTACAAGGTTCCAGTATCACTACTGTATCAAAGTTTTAAACCTTGATTATTTGTTCATGTTCTCATGAAACTTAAGTTAAATTTATGCTTTTGTTTGGAGGGTCGTAGTTCTATTGTCATGAAAAAGTTAATATCTGACATGAACATCCAACATTG
Coding sequences:
- the LOC103973949 gene encoding phospholipid-transporting ATPase 1 produces the protein MTSGQPLLFSPYGADSFKQVPAQQPTSVSCSCLGPSDSFSFSTFDDHKNHSSDLVDEVEAISFEESGFSQRQIVDVSNTSLNKDQLLWSESEFVEQSELECARQDGRQLVSWGVMELQGFSSSLEMPSSSSSRQEKLDKSQQIHHKSLCPEEPCSAEDNSRLIYINDPRRTNNKYEFTGNEIRTSKYTVITFLPKNLFIQFHRLAYIYFLVIAGLNQLPPLAVFGRTVSLFPLLFVLFVTAIKDGYEDWRRHRSDRKENNREALILQSGEFGMKKWKKLRVGEVVKICADESIPCDMVLLGTSDPNGIAYIQTMNLDGESNLKTRYARQETVCMVQEGNFSGLIRCEQPNRNIYEFTANMEFNGHRIPLGQSNIVLRGCQLKNTEWIIGVVVYAGQETKAMLNSTVSPSKRSRLESYMNRETLWLSVFLCIMCAVVATGMGLWLERHVHQLDSLSYYRKKYFTNDRYNGKDFKYYGIPMEVFFSFLSSVIVFQIMIPISLYITMELVRLGQSYFMIEDRHMYDSSSDTRFQCRSLNINEDLGQIRYIFSDKTGTLTENKMEFRRASVYGKDYGNFLHHSNRTSHETITEGELERQRQNLPSEISVDPDLLALLRRGIEGEERIAAHDFFLTLAACNTVIPMVKRNPCPNSSNKVVEAGEIDYQGESPDEQALVVAASSYGYTLLERTTGHVVVNVNGKKKRLDVLGLHEFDSVRKRMSVVIRFPNNAVKVLVKGADSSMLSILDEKNEKTAKIKQMTEHHLSDYSSQGLRTLVIAARDLHDAEFEEWQERYEEASTSLTERSTKLRQAAALVEHNLDLLGATAIEDKLQDGVPEAIESLRQAGIKVWVLTGDKQETAISIGLSCRLLTPNMHQIIINGTSEDECRCLLANAKAKCGIKSAEPRDGTLKLKKFDYDFVDNADDKRTSSVSIPETGKQNLRYTGGGDHESNHCGDKLAGSDDISLALIIDGNSLVYILEKDLEPELFDLATSCRVVLCCRVAPLQKAGIVDLIKSRTNDMTLAIGDGANDVSMIQMADVGVGICGQEGRQAVMASDFAMGQFCFLKRLLLVHGHWNYQRVGYLVLYNFYRNAVFVLMLFWYVLCAAFSTISAVTDWSSVFYSVIYTSVPTIVVGILDKDLSHKTLLCYPKLYGAGYRQESYNLHLFWITMLDTLWQSLVLFYVPLFTYRNSSIDIWSMGSLWTISVVVLVNVHLAMDIQRWVLITHVATWGSIVITYMCMVIIDSIPIFPNYWTIYHLATSRTYWLTILLTTILALLPRFFCKVIHQIFWPSDIQIAREAEILRKGSDQVGLKPDHDINGRV